A genome region from Nitrospira sp. includes the following:
- a CDS encoding CZB domain-containing protein: protein MSNIIEQIDKAIGAHGAWKVKLRQNIDGTLALVPAEVGVDNRCEFGKWLYSLTGTPTATDPYYKEILELHKSFHKIAATVVTKVQSGDKPGAEASIGLKGDYTIASSKLTAKMVEWKKTAAKAA, encoded by the coding sequence ATGTCCAACATCATCGAACAAATCGACAAGGCCATCGGTGCGCATGGAGCGTGGAAGGTGAAGCTGCGGCAAAACATCGATGGGACGCTGGCGCTGGTCCCGGCTGAGGTCGGGGTGGACAACCGTTGCGAATTCGGCAAGTGGCTATACAGTCTGACCGGCACCCCCACTGCCACAGACCCCTACTACAAAGAGATCCTCGAACTACACAAGTCATTCCACAAGATCGCGGCGACAGTCGTCACCAAAGTGCAATCGGGGGATAAACCCGGCGCCGAAGCGTCGATCGGCTTGAAGGGCGACTACACGATCGCGTCGTCCAAATTGACGGCCAAGATGGTGGAGTGGAAGAAAACAGCCGCAAAGGCAGCCTGA
- a CDS encoding response regulator — MPSSILLIDDSPGECELFRQALTQSGYKGRLEITDGSHTAMTYLHDHVPSDEPGLILLDLKLKGERGVDLLTRLKQDARFAPIPVVILTSSDDAMDVRACYQAGANGYVVKPGQFDDLVSLSLHLWKFWLEHNCTRRMATSC; from the coding sequence ATGCCCTCATCCATCCTGCTCATCGACGACAGCCCCGGCGAATGTGAACTTTTTCGCCAGGCCCTGACGCAGTCCGGATACAAGGGACGCTTGGAGATCACCGATGGCAGCCATACGGCAATGACCTATCTTCACGATCACGTGCCCAGCGATGAACCGGGCTTGATCCTGCTCGACCTCAAGTTGAAGGGGGAACGCGGGGTGGATCTGCTGACACGCTTGAAACAGGATGCGCGATTTGCACCGATTCCAGTGGTGATCCTCACCAGCTCCGACGACGCCATGGATGTGCGGGCCTGCTACCAGGCCGGGGCCAACGGCTACGTGGTCAAGCCGGGGCAATTCGATGACCTTGTGAGCCTTTCCCTCCACCTCTGGAAATTCTGGCTCGAACACAACTGCACCCGACGGATGGCCACCTCATGCTGA